The sequence CCTCCGGCCTGGGCGACAGCGGCCGCCACCTTGGCCCGGGACAGGCGGGCGTCCTGCTCGCCCATGACGACCAGGAGCGGACACGCCACCCGGGACAGCACCTCCGGAGCGATGTCCGCCGGGGCCACCAGGCACAGGCCCCCCACGGACGGGTGCTTCGCCTGGAGCGCCAGCGCCACCTGCGCCCCGCCATGCAGCGCCGCGACGGCCAGCGCGGACGTGCCCGCGTTCTCCATCAGCATGCGCATGGCGGCCTCGGCGTCCTCCAGCAGCGCGAGGTCCTTCCCTCGCGAGCCCTGGCTGGCGCCCACGCCCCGGTGGTTGAAGCGCAGCGTGGGGAAGCCCGCGTTGGCGGCGGCCCAGACCAGCTCCGAGGCGATGACATGGTCCATGCCCCCGCCCTCGTCCGGGCGGGGAGGAAGGACGAGCAGCGGCGGCGCCTTGGCGCCCCGGTGGGCGGTGCCCTCCATCACCTCGCGGCCCACCGGAACCAGCGTGGCACGCTCCAGGAACTGACCTTTCTGGACCATGCACCCACCTTAACCCTCCCGGTTCTGGACGGCCCTGACGTCGGTGCGTGAGTACATATCCCCACACTCGAATCATCCAGCCTCACGCAACTTCCAGGGCCACCGAGGGACAATGGAGAGCAGCGCCGTCCCTGTCCTCGTCCCAACACCCCGTCAGGAGCCCCCCGAATGAGCCTCATCGACCGCACCCGGAACCTCATCCAGAAGGTCGGCACCGGTACCCAGAACACCGTGGCGAAGGTGCAGACGGGAGTCGCCCAGGCGGCGAACACGGTGAAGGGCGCGGCGGAGAACGTGGGGCAGAAGCTCAACACCGTCGCGGACGGCTTCGAGAGCAAGGGCGCCAAGGCGCTCAACACCATCTCGGGCGTCTTCACGGCGCCGCCGGGCTCGAAGGACAAGGCCTATGACGGCAAGCTGGTGGGCGCGGGCGGCCAGACGTTCGAGCCCGGCACGCCGCTGAGCCAGATTCCCGCCGTCACGCCGCGCAACAACCCCAACGCGACGCAGACGGTCATCTACGTGAATGGCATCTCCACGGACAAGAACGGCCAGTCCGCGGAATTGCAGGCCATCGCGGACCAGTCCGGCATGCGCACCATCGGCATCCACAACGCCACCGAGGGCGTCGTCTCGGACCTGCTCCAGTGCGTGAAGGACAAGCTGGACAAGGGCAAGAACCCGGCCGTGGACACGCTGGCGGACACCCTCTACTCGGAGCTGAAGGCGGGCCGCTCGGTGCACCTGATGGGCTACAGCCACGGCGGGCTCATCACCTCGCGGGCGCTGAATGACGTGGCGCGCCGGCTGCGCATCGAAGATGGGATGTCCAAGGCGCAGGTGGAGCAGACGATGAGCCGCCTCAACGTGGAGACGTTCGGCGCGGCCGCCTGCAAGTACCCGGACGGCCCCAACTACGTGCACTACGTCAACGACAAGGACATCGTCCCCACCCTCTTCGGCCTGGGCGGCAGCGGCAAGAGCCCGCTGGACTTCCTGCGCGACGCGGGCAAGGACGCGAAGGTGCACTACTTCTCCGAGAAGGGCATGTTCAGCGGCGCGCACGCGCTGGCCGATACGTACCTGAAGCACCGCGTGCCCTTCGAGCAGGGCCGCACCGGCAACTTCTAGCGCGCGTCGTGCTAAACAGGCGCACATGAACATCGAAGAGGCGCAGCGACTGGTTCAGTCCTTCATGCGGGCCCAGGGCGAGCAGAACAGTCCGGGCCTCAACCCGCAGGGCTTCGGCGGCCTCGCCAAGGGAGCCGCGCAGGTCTATTTCGAGTTCGTCCAGGATTCGGGCGAGCTGAAGTGCAGCGCGCTCATCTACCGCTTCCGCGACGCTCCCCGCCCCGGCGTCCTCGATGGCTTCCGCGCCGAGGAGAAGGCCGGCACGGACACCGGCGGCGGCGCGGTGGACTACGAGCAGGAGAGCAAGAGCCTCTTCCTGAGCCGCACGTACACGACGGTTCCGCCGGAGCAGTCGTTCGCCATTGGCGTGCAGAAGTTGATGGACGCGAGCGTCATCTGGGGCGACTCCGTGTTCGAGCGCGTCGCCGCGAAGGTGATTCCCGCGAAGAAGTAGCCGGGTGCACGGCGCACTTCGAGGAGAGCGGACCGGGCGACGCCATCGTGGGCGACGCCCGGCTCCCTCCGTGTCTTCGGGCCCGCGCTACACCGACTGGAGCACGTAGAACTTGAGGTACTTCCCCTCGGGGAACTGCAGGCGCACGGGGTGGTCCGGCGGCTGGTAGCGCTCCTCGACGAGCGCCAGGTCCACACCAGCCTTGAAGCTCGCCTCGCGCACCGCGCCAATGAAGTCGAGCGGCGTCACGCGCGCCGAGCAGGACGCCGTGGCCAGCAGCCCACCCGGACGCAGAATGCCCAGCGCCTGCCGGTTGAGGGACGCATACCCGTCGATGGCCGCCTGCACCGCGCGCTGGCTCTTCGCGAAGGCCGGCGGGTCCAGGATGATGAGGTCGAAGGTGCGGCCCTCGTCCTTGAAGGACTGGATGATCTTGAAGACGTCCGCCGCGAGGAAGTCGTGCTTCTCCGCGGGCAGCCCGTTGCGCGTGAAGTTCTCACGGGCGAGCGCAATCGCGTCCGGGTCCAGGTCCACGGAGAACACGCTGTTGGCCCCGCCCAGCGCCGCGTTGACGGAGAAGCCGCCGCTGAAGCTGAAGCAGTTCAGCACGTCCCGGCCCTTCGCCAGCCGCCGGATGAGGTAGCGGTTCTCCCGCTGGTCCAGGAAGAAGCCCGTCTTCTGTCCGCGCCACGCGTCCACGAGGAACGTCGCGCCGCGCTCGCGAATGGGAATCTGCTCTGGCGCCTCGTGGCCATAGAGCATCTTCCCGGAGCCGCGTCCCTCGTCCTCGTCCACGTCGTCGCGGCCCACCTCGTCTCGGCCGATGACGCCCTTCAGGCCGGGCACTCCGGCCTTCAGCGCCTCGAGGATGAGCGGCCGGTAGGGCGTGAGGCCCGCCGAGTAGAGCTTCATCACCGCCCAGCCCGCGTAGAGGTCCACCACCACGCCCGGCAGTCCGTCTCCCTCGCCGTGAATCAGGCGGTAGCTGTCCGTGTCGGTCAGGTCGATGAGGGACTGGCGCTCGGCCAGCGCCGCCTTCACCCGGCGGGTAATGAAGGCCGCGTCCACCGACTCGCGTGGGTCTCGAGTGAGCACGCGCACGGCGATGGCGGAGTGCGGGTCGTAGTACCCGCGCGCCACGAACTTCCCATTCTCCGTCAGGTCCACCACGCAGCCGGCCGGAATCCTCGGCACATGCTCCAGCGCCTTGCGGAACACCCACGGGTGTCCCGCGCGCAGGTGGCGCCCCAGTCCTCGCGCCAGCTCCAGCTTCACGACATTCACGGTGTCACTCCTCATGGGCCTCTGCGGGCCCGGCGGGCGAGGATGGCCCTTGCCAGTTCCTCGAAGCCCCGCCCCTCGGCCGCCCGGGTGATGAAGGCCGGCGGCGCGTCAATCCTGTCCAGGACGGAGCGGACATTCGCCATGCCCACGCCCAGTGCAAATGCTGCGAACATCGGGGCGTCGTTGAAAGAATCCCCCGCGTACACGTAACGCCCGTCGGCCGGCGCCAGCCGCTCGCCCCATGCCACCTTCGCGAAGCGCCGCGTGGCGTGCAGCTTGTCGAAGCGCCCCAGCCAGCAGTTGACGTGCACCGACGAGCGCACCGCCGTCACGCCCCGCGCGGCCAGCAACGTTTCGATTCGCGAGGCCCCGCCCTCTCCCAGCCGTGCCTCCTCGTTGTAGTCCACGGCGAGGTCCACCTCCGTGTACGCGCTGTCCAGCGACAGCCGCGCCCCGGGCACCTGCTTCAGCACCCGCGCCACCTCGGACTGCAGGCGCTTTCGGTTGGCCACGCGCTCGGCGGGCGCTTCCGCGTATACCTTCCGCAGCCGCCCATTCTTTCCCCAGAGGAAGAACAGCCCGCCGTTCTCCACGATGACGCCGTCGACGGGGAGCTGCCGCGCCCACGCCTCGCCCCACCCCGCCGGCCGGCCGCTCACCAGCACCACGCGCAGGCCCGCGGCGGACAGGCGCTCGAGCGCCCGCACGGTGTCCGAGCGCAGCTTGTGCCCCGTCGTGAGGGTGCCGTCCACGTCCGTGAAGACGCCCTCCACGCGGGACAGGTCCGCCTCGCGCAGCGGGCGCGGAGAAGCCACCTTGCTGGAGGCCGCCATCACATCACGTCCAGTTGGGCGAGCAGTCCCTGGAAGCTCTCGATGGTGGAGCGCAATTCAGCCTGGGGGAGCTGAGCGATTTGCAGCTTGCGCGCCTTGCGAAGGAAGGCGTCCAGCTCGGAGTCCCGGCCGTAGAGCGACTGGGCGCTGCCGGCCGCCTCCGCGAGCGCGCGCGCGGCACCGGCCAGGTCCGAGCCTACCAGCGACAGGGCCCGCTCCAGCCGCACGCCGCAGGAGGCCCAGACCTCGCGGTCATGGATGATGAGCACCTGCCGCTGATTCACGGCGGACAGGCTGCGCACGAACTCGTCGAGCTGCTCCACCACCGTCACCAGCTCCGGCCTGGACGGGTTGGGGAGGATGGACAGGCGGCCCACCTCCGCGCGCATCTCCACGATGTGGCGCTTGTCCTGCGCGCGCAGGTTCCGGTACGCGGCGGTGCGGCCGAAGGCATCCAGCTCCGTCTGGAGCTGCTGCGCGTTCCACTGCACGTCCTCGGGCTCGGCCTCGCGGACCTTCTTGAGGCGCGCGGCGATGATGCGGGCCAGGTCGGACGTAATCGCGCGCACCGTCACGGCGGCCTTCACCTCGGCCTCGTAGCCGGGCACCACCTGGGCGCGCGTCACCTCGCCGAAGGTGCTCACCGACTCGAAGACGAGGTTGCTCACCTGTTCGCGGAAGCGGGAGCGGAAGCGCTGGATTTCCGACAACAGCGTCCACCGGTCGCTCACCACGGACGGGTTGCGCATCGCCTCGCCGAGCTGGGTGACGCCCTGGGCAATCTGGCTCATCGCCTCCTGGAGCAGGCCGGACGGGTCATTCACGCCGCCCGCCCCCTTGCCGGCCTCGTTGGCCGCGCGGCTCACCGTGTCGGCGATGCCGCCCAGGGGCTGCACGGGGAACTGCTCGCGGATGACGTTGAGCAGCGCGTTCACGTCCATCACCGTGTCGCGGATGACGGGCGCCATCTCCTCCCACAGCGACAGGTCCGGAGAGGAGTCCACGACGGGCGTTTCGTACTTCACCAGGTCCATGTCGCTCAGCCGGGTGATGGCCTGGGCCGCGGCGGCGTACACCTTGCGCAGCCGGCCGGCGAACGCCCGGTCGGGAATGGACTTCAGGATTTCTTCGAGCCTCGGAGACAGCGAGGCCTGGGGATTCTCAGCGGCTTCGGACACGGGAGTCACACTCTACTAGCGCTCGACTTCGGCGCGGGGGAGTTCTAGCACTCGCCTCCAGGCACGGCCGTCGAGAATCAGGAGCGCTACGGGATGATCCAGGTCTGTCTGCTGAAGGACGGTCACGTGGTGTGCGGGGGGGAAGAGCTGCTCTCGCACGAGGGGCGGAAGTGGATTGACGTGCAGCAGCCCACCGAGGAGGTCATGGCCCGGCTGGCCGAGCAGTTCGGCCTCCACAAGCTGGCCGTGGAGGACTGCCTCCACCTGGACCAGCGGCCCAAGCTGGAGGAGTACCCCAACCACCTGTTCATCGTCCTCCAGGGGTTCACCGTCGCGAGCAAGGACGTGTGTGACGTGACGCTGCACGAGCACCACTTCTTCCTCGCCCAGGACTGGCTCATCAGCGTGCACGAGCTGCACTTCCCCGGCTTCGACACGGTGCTCAAGCGCGTGAAGGACGACCCCAAGGCGACGATGGGCCGGGGCATGGACTTCATCCTCTACATGCTGGCGGACGGGCTGGTGGACGCGCAGTTCCCCATCCTGGACTCCTTCAGCGATGAGCTGGAGGACCTGGAGGTCGAAATCTTCGAGAGGGTGGACAAGTCACACCTGCAACGCATCTTCGAAATGAAGCGGATGCTGGTGACGGTCCGCCGGGTGCTGTCGCCGCAGCGCGACGTGGTGGGCCTGCTGTCCCGACGGGGCATCCCCCACATCCACGAGAAGACGACACTCTACTTCCGCGACGTGTACGACCACCTCGTGCGGCTGTACGAGCAGATCGACGCGGGCCGCGACATCGTGGGCAACGTGATGGACGGCTACCTGTCGATGGTCGCCAACAAGACGAACGACATCACCAAGCAGCTCACCATCTTCGCCACCCTGTTCCTGCCTCTGTCCTTCATCGTCGGGTTCTTCGGGCAGAACTTCGAGCAGCTCAACTCTCGCGGCTACTACTACGCCATGTGGGCGACGCTCATCGGGTTCCCGGTGGCGCTCGTCCTGTGGTTCAAGCACAACCAGTGGCTCTGACGTCTCACGGAGGAGAAACATGCTGACCGTGACGGTGGATGGAATTCCCCTGCACTACCGGGACGTGGGCCAGGGCCCGCCGGTGCTGCTGCTGCACGCCTTCCCGCTCAATGGCGATTCCTTCGACAAGCAGGTGAAGGCCCTGTCGGGGCGCTACCGCTTCATCATCCCGGACCACCGCGGCTTCGGGCAGAGCAAGCTTGGCGACGGACCCACGGAGATGTCTCGCATCGCGCGAGATGTGATTTCGCTCCTGGATTCACTGAAGCTCGACTCGGTGGTGGTGGGTGGCGTGTCCATGGGTGGCTATGCGGCCATGGCGCTCTTGAGAGAGGACGCGGGCCGGGTGGCCGGACTCGTGCTGGTGGACACGCAGGCCTCCGCGGATGACGAGGCGGGCAAGGCGCGGCGCGAGGCATCCGCGCAGGAAGCGCTGGCGAAGGGCGCGGAGCCGGTCATCCAGTCGCTGCTGCCGAAGCTGGTGGCCGCGGGGCCAGACTCACCGGTGGGACGCGAGGTGGCGGCGCTGATTCGCACGGCATCACCCGAGGGAATCGCCGCCGCGCAGCGGGGCATGGCGCTGCGGCCGGACAGCAAGGACATGCTGGCACGGTATGCGGGCCCGGCGCTGGTGGTGGTGGGCGAGCACGACACCATCACCCCGCTCGAAAAGGCGAAGGCGATGGCGGACCTCGTTTCCGGCGCGAAGCTGGAGGTCATCCCCGGCGCGGCGCACCTGCCCAACCAGGAGCAGCCGGAGAAGTTCAACGCAGTGCTGGACGCGTTCCTGTCGTCGCTCTGAGGGCCCGCGCTGGCGGCGCGTCCCGTCCGCATGCGAACATCCCGCGCGGAGTGAGCATCTCTCGCGCGGGAGCGTGACAGTGGAGCGCATGTTTCTGAAGGACGTGGAGTCACACGAGTCGGACACGCATTACGGCCGGCTCATCCGGAAGATGCGTGAGGCGGGCTCGCCCGTTCCGCAAATCTGGCACCTGTTTGCCTTCAAGCCGCGGATGACGGAGGCGCTCTCCGTCTTCACCCAGGAGGTGATGCGCGGCCCCTCTCCCCTGTCGCCGGGACTCCGTGAGCTCATCGCCGCGTATACGTCGCGCGGCAATGAATGTTTGTTTTGAACGGGCTCTCACGCCGCGGTCGCGGCGGAACTGCTGGGCAGCACGGATGTGGTGAAGGCGGTGCTGGAGGACGTGGGCTCGGCGCCCATCTCCGACGCTGAGAAGGCGCTGTTTGTCTTTGTCGACAAGCTCAACCTGGAGTCGGCGCAGGTGCGCCAGGAGGACATCGACCGATTGAAAGCGGTGGGCTGGACGGACGAGGCCATCTACGACGCCATCTCCGTGTGCGCCCTGTTCAACTTCTACAACCGCTGGATTGATGGCACCGGCGTCCAGGCGATGCCCGCGGAGATGTATCACCGCAACGGGCACCGGCTGGCGCAGGGCGGCTACGTCGACTCGCCGCTTCAGCCGGCGAAGGAGAAGAAGTAGCCCGCGCGGAGATGTCAGCGTCCGCGCCGTGCCCGGCGGGTGGCCTCCTCGAGGACGTGCTCCTTGAGGAGGTAGCCGAAGCCGGCGTTCCGTAACCGGACGACGAGGTCATCCCGCGTGGTGGTGAGGCGCTCCGCGGCGCTCTCCAGCTTCCAGTCGGCGTGGGCCAGTTGCTGGAGGAGGTACGCGCGCCGCGTCTGCGCCGACGAGAGACGGAACGTCTTGAGGTACTCCAGCGTGCCGTCGTCGCGGACGATGGCCTCGCCCAGGTGGTTCTCCTCCGAGGGCTTGAGGCTCGTGTGGAAGCGCTGGAGGAGGAACGGCCCGGCGTCGTAGATGCGCTCGGACGTCACCGCCGCCCCGAAGAGGCCGCCCGCCATGAAGGCATGGAAGTCCGCCCAGTCGCCGCGCATGCGCATTACCGCCGCACGCAGGTCCTCCAGGTTGGAGATGCGCGCGTCGTCCAGGTTGAGGCCGAGCTCCGGCACCGCGCCGAGGAAACCGTACTGGAGCAGCAGTTCGCCGTAGAAGTCCTCCAGCAGCGTGCGGTGCAGCGCTCTGTAGTCGTCCGGGTGCGAGACGACGAAGGCGGACAACAGCACGTCCGCATTGAAGAGGAGCAGGCCCACCTGCCGCTCGTGGAGCTCGAAGGTGCGCAGCGCGCCGTCCAGCGCGGAGTTGGCCCAGCCGTTCACCGCAATCTCCATGCGCGGATTCAGACCGTGGGACAGCGCCTCGCGCGAGTACTCCGTCCACGCAATCTCCGGCCCGCCGAAGTGCATGGCCAGGAAGCCCTCCATGGCCAGGTGCAGCGGAAGCATGCGGAGCTGGTTGCGGTCCTCGCGGTGCACCATGCGGTGCAGGAGGCGCACGGAGAAGGGCCCCACCTTCACGCGCTTCCCGTCGGGCGCCTGGAGTTGCGTGCCGTGGACGGCTTCCGCCTGACGGTTGCCCCACGTCATCACCAGGCCGTGCGGAATGTACGTGCAGTACTTGAGGCCGGGCGCCTTCAGCTCGCCCTCCAGCGACACGACGGCGAGGTGGTCGTCGTACGTGCGCCGGGCGAAGCGCAAGTCATTGCGCACGGTGTCCCGCAGCACGGGCACCAGCCGGATGCCGCCCCACACCTGCGAGGGCGCCAGCCGCAGCCCCGCGGGCTCCAGCTTCTGCAACAGTCGCGCGTCCGTCATCCCTCGCCCTCCTCTGCCGGGGCCAGCTCCACCGGGGCCGCGTCCCGCTGCCGCCTGCGGGCGTCCCGCTCCAGCAGTCCGCGCACGCGCGCGGAGAGGTAGTCCTCCAGCTCCGACAACGGGGCCGCGCCCTCGGCGAAGCGCGCGAAGCCCAGCACGGTGGGCAGGTCCTCCGCGTCGCGCACGCCCACGGTGGGCACGGCCGTGCCGAAGGAGCGCGGCGCGTATTCCTCCGCATCGAAGACCGGGTTGACGTGCACCAGCGCCGTGCGGCGCACCGGGTCCAGCTTCGCGCGGAAGACGCGCGTCAGCTCGGCCACGGCCTTCGGCGGGTCGTTGTCGTAGCCGTCGGAGACGATGACCACCAGCTCCGCGCCCCATGCCAGGGCCTCCAGCAGCGGCGTGGCAATGTCCGTCTGCCCTCGGGCGGAGACCTGCACCGCGTCCTCGACGGGGCACGTCCAGAAGGCGCGGTAGTCGCGCGACGCGGCGGACAGCAGGTAGTGCGCGGCGAGCGCCACGCCCAGCGGCCGGCGGCGCTTCTCCAGCGAGCCGGAGGCGGAGTAGCTGTTGTCCAGCACCGCGGCCACGCGGCCCAGCGGCACCGGAGCCCGGCCCAGCACTCGCGCCGCGGCCTTCTCCAGTGCGGTGTGCAGCACGTCCCGGCGCTCCCGCCGCTCCTCCGGCTTCAGCGCCAGGACATAGAGGGCCAGCTTCGTCAGCGGCGCCCGCTCCAGGTCCACCGTGGGCGCGCGGCCCGCCTCGCGCGCCGCGGACTCCTGGAGGCGCAGCCGCTCCGCGGCGGTGAGGCGCGGCTCGATGCGCTGGAGGAACACGTCGCGGGGAATGTTGTGCTTCATGGCCAGGCCCTCGGCCACCGTGTAGGGCAGCGCGTAGACGGCCTCCTGCGTGAAGTGGGCCTGACGGAAGGCCTCGAGCAGGGGCTGCGTATACGTGCGCTTCTTCCAGCCGTGGATGAGGAACGGGCCCAGCTCACCGGGCAGCTTCACATGCCCGTGCACCACCGCCGCGCGCAGCTTGGAGCGGTACTTCACCGCGTCGAAGGCGAGGTCCGCGCGCCCCGCGAGGTACTCACGGACGATGGCCCGGGAACGGCGGTTGTTGATGTGCCGGGCGCGCAGGGACTCCAGCACGCGGAAGGCTCGCGGCGGAGGCAGCGCGCGGAGCGTGGCGGCGATGAGGGCCCCCTCCTCCACCCTGTCCTCCAGCGACGCGGGGCTGCCGCTGGCCAGGAGGTTGAGGACAATCTGCGCCTGGTTGAAGTGGTTGATGCCGGCCGCGAGCGTGCGCGCATAGAGGCGGCGGTAGTTGCCCAGGATGTACTGGTGCAGGAACTC comes from Pyxidicoccus parkwaysis and encodes:
- a CDS encoding HAD-IIB family hydrolase; the protein is MAASSKVASPRPLREADLSRVEGVFTDVDGTLTTGHKLRSDTVRALERLSAAGLRVVLVSGRPAGWGEAWARQLPVDGVIVENGGLFFLWGKNGRLRKVYAEAPAERVANRKRLQSEVARVLKQVPGARLSLDSAYTEVDLAVDYNEEARLGEGGASRIETLLAARGVTAVRSSVHVNCWLGRFDKLHATRRFAKVAWGERLAPADGRYVYAGDSFNDAPMFAAFALGVGMANVRSVLDRIDAPPAFITRAAEGRGFEELARAILARRARRGP
- a CDS encoding peroxidase → MFLKDVESHESDTHYGRLIRKMREAGSPVPQIWHLFAFKPRMTEALSVFTQEVMRGPSPLSPGLRELIAAYTSRGNECLF
- the corA gene encoding magnesium/cobalt transporter CorA — translated: MIQVCLLKDGHVVCGGEELLSHEGRKWIDVQQPTEEVMARLAEQFGLHKLAVEDCLHLDQRPKLEEYPNHLFIVLQGFTVASKDVCDVTLHEHHFFLAQDWLISVHELHFPGFDTVLKRVKDDPKATMGRGMDFILYMLADGLVDAQFPILDSFSDELEDLEVEIFERVDKSHLQRIFEMKRMLVTVRRVLSPQRDVVGLLSRRGIPHIHEKTTLYFRDVYDHLVRLYEQIDAGRDIVGNVMDGYLSMVANKTNDITKQLTIFATLFLPLSFIVGFFGQNFEQLNSRGYYYAMWATLIGFPVALVLWFKHNQWL
- a CDS encoding serine aminopeptidase domain-containing protein; translation: MVQKGQFLERATLVPVGREVMEGTAHRGAKAPPLLVLPPRPDEGGGMDHVIASELVWAAANAGFPTLRFNHRGVGASQGSRGKDLALLEDAEAAMRMLMENAGTSALAVAALHGGAQVALALQAKHPSVGGLCLVAPADIAPEVLSRVACPLLVVMGEQDARLSRAKVAAAVAQAGGDLEVIDDAGASFQRNLPQVGRAVAAWLRRLSGG
- a CDS encoding class I SAM-dependent rRNA methyltransferase, with protein sequence MNVVKLELARGLGRHLRAGHPWVFRKALEHVPRIPAGCVVDLTENGKFVARGYYDPHSAIAVRVLTRDPRESVDAAFITRRVKAALAERQSLIDLTDTDSYRLIHGEGDGLPGVVVDLYAGWAVMKLYSAGLTPYRPLILEALKAGVPGLKGVIGRDEVGRDDVDEDEGRGSGKMLYGHEAPEQIPIRERGATFLVDAWRGQKTGFFLDQRENRYLIRRLAKGRDVLNCFSFSGGFSVNAALGGANSVFSVDLDPDAIALARENFTRNGLPAEKHDFLAADVFKIIQSFKDEGRTFDLIILDPPAFAKSQRAVQAAIDGYASLNRQALGILRPGGLLATASCSARVTPLDFIGAVREASFKAGVDLALVEERYQPPDHPVRLQFPEGKYLKFYVLQSV
- a CDS encoding alpha/beta fold hydrolase; this encodes MLTVTVDGIPLHYRDVGQGPPVLLLHAFPLNGDSFDKQVKALSGRYRFIIPDHRGFGQSKLGDGPTEMSRIARDVISLLDSLKLDSVVVGGVSMGGYAAMALLREDAGRVAGLVLVDTQASADDEAGKARREASAQEALAKGAEPVIQSLLPKLVAAGPDSPVGREVAALIRTASPEGIAAAQRGMALRPDSKDMLARYAGPALVVVGEHDTITPLEKAKAMADLVSGAKLEVIPGAAHLPNQEQPEKFNAVLDAFLSSL
- a CDS encoding carboxymuconolactone decarboxylase family protein, whose amino-acid sequence is MKAVLEDVGSAPISDAEKALFVFVDKLNLESAQVRQEDIDRLKAVGWTDEAIYDAISVCALFNFYNRWIDGTGVQAMPAEMYHRNGHRLAQGGYVDSPLQPAKEKK
- a CDS encoding ARPP-2 domain-containing protein; this translates as MTDARLLQKLEPAGLRLAPSQVWGGIRLVPVLRDTVRNDLRFARRTYDDHLAVVSLEGELKAPGLKYCTYIPHGLVMTWGNRQAEAVHGTQLQAPDGKRVKVGPFSVRLLHRMVHREDRNQLRMLPLHLAMEGFLAMHFGGPEIAWTEYSREALSHGLNPRMEIAVNGWANSALDGALRTFELHERQVGLLLFNADVLLSAFVVSHPDDYRALHRTLLEDFYGELLLQYGFLGAVPELGLNLDDARISNLEDLRAAVMRMRGDWADFHAFMAGGLFGAAVTSERIYDAGPFLLQRFHTSLKPSEENHLGEAIVRDDGTLEYLKTFRLSSAQTRRAYLLQQLAHADWKLESAAERLTTTRDDLVVRLRNAGFGYLLKEHVLEEATRRARRGR